One Salvia miltiorrhiza cultivar Shanhuang (shh) chromosome 6, IMPLAD_Smil_shh, whole genome shotgun sequence genomic window, aaattaagaaAACATTCAATAAGGTCCAAAATTGAAAATCCCCTTCAGATCCTCCAGCATCACTTCCAGATCCGCCAAAATTCGGAAATTCATCACCAAACATATTGAAAGCATTGCTTGAACCTGAACCGTCTTGCCTTTTCAATATGATTCTAGTTTGTTCTTGTTTGAAGTAGTCACGTCGAATGGGATCAGAAATATTGTCGGTGTCtatcatcaaaattttattatctGCTTCCCATTTACGAAATGCAAGAGCTTGTTTTTTTGCTTCAATCTTTTGTTGTTGTAGTTGCATGATTTGATCTTTTTTTGTGGATGAGTTGTCCATTATTTCTTCAAGTCTTTTATTTCCTTGATCAATTGCTTGTAGAATATTAGACATATCTTCGCctttttttctcttatttttagTCTTTTTTACCCCATCAGGGCGTTGTGTTGGTCCTGAACCACTGCCACTACCATCACTTAGATTGATACTAAAAGAAGACAAACCATCAGGTGAGATAGGAGATTCTGGTGGTGTTTCTGCTTGAAATGAAGACCTTTGTGAAGGACAATC contains:
- the LOC130990994 gene encoding glutathione S-transferase T2-like: MDLSQDGETGIYQKKDTFWKEIVNVYNSDKPSPHIPDRTKRSLETRMQVIMSSLSKFKGCVQQIEYLNPSGASEKDIFDRAKQLLTEDPRYKKGFKFEHVWPLMKDFVKFDCPSQRSSFQAETPPESPISPDGLSSFSINLSDGSGSGSGPTQRPDGVKKTKNKRKKGEDMSNILQAIDQGNKRLEEIMDNSSTKKDQIMQLQQQKIEAKKQALAFRKWEADNKILMIDTDNISDPIRRDYFKQEQTRIILKRQDGSGSSNAFNMFGDEFPNFGGSGSDAGGSEGDFQFWTLLNVFLI